DNA sequence from the Xenopus tropicalis strain Nigerian chromosome 4, UCB_Xtro_10.0, whole genome shotgun sequence genome:
AACTTTCTCTCAGTGAGCTGCATCTGTTCTTGTGGGCATAGCTCTGCCCAATCAGAGGGCACAGGGAGCCCCTTGCACTTTTCAAGCTGCAGGACAAGAGCATGATTCTGCACTCCTTCCTTGTACTTTTGTAAATGAGACTAACAGTACTGAAAATCCTTTCATGCTAGAGAGCCCCTTGAGTTAATGTCATATCCTTTTTAAAAGCAGAGGAAGCTGTCTCTGTAACAGAAGCTGTGGATTATGGTAGCGGGGATGTCACATCTTTTGATTTTGAACAATTATTGACAGGTAAGATCTCCTTTGTTGCAATGTTGGTAGTTAGGTATGAGATGAGGCAGGAGTGATTCAAACAGCAGGCGCTTGTTATATTGTGTGTGGGTTTTgggggagtatatatatatatatatatatctcaaatcaaacatggtattccgtgcacaggggcagctacattgtagcaattttcggagtgtggtgctgtcgtgtggacatttatatatatatatatatatatatattaaaatatttgatcATTTTTATTCTCCACCAAACTCTTAATGGTAGTCAAGACCAGACCTAAAGTTTCAGCTTCACAGTGTGCAGAATAGGCTGTAGGTTAAGAGGTAACAATTGCTCTCAATCCCTATTATGCCTATTTACTTAACAGAGTTTACAAGTGATTTCCTGGGTTTTGACCTTCACCCTGATTATCTACTCTGCTTGCACTGACCCTCTGCTTGCTAATTTGGATTTGACACTTTCAGCACTTTTGGCAATCCTCCACTGGCTGTAGTTCTGCCTCAGCTCTCAGTGGCTGAATGTGGGGgttaaataacaaaaacaggATAAATAGAATCTCTGAACTGTATCATCTTCTGTAAGCCCTCTGTTATAATGGCCTCACACCTGATCATCACAGCATACTCTCAGCCAAGTTTGAACCCTAAAGATAAGCATAACAAGGATAAGGTGAGGCTATAGtgatcttaaagagatactggcaccagaaattaaacctttttcacaTCTATCCTAACATTGTTTtgatgctatttataattttaccataAAGGTATTTGCCTGATGATTTAacatcccccatgttcctctatgagcgggctgccatatttgtgctccaggagtctgttagcattagaagctgtaactgacaggttgagaaggaacagtcaggttggcaaaacagtcaggtttagaaacttcaagtaacaattaattacaaaaacagccctatcagcaaaaaatgatcaacatgaccttttatgtacattcatatttttaagagtagttttttagtgtcagtatcaagATCTACAGTTAATTTAGtataggtatatgtatatattgttatatatgtgAGAAATACAGAGAACAGAGGACTCAGCACTCGCAGGTCTAGGTGAAAAAACTaaatattctttaatgtgcaaaaatcaaCGTTACTGTCACaaattaggacctttctcaagataaCTTGTTTCATCTCCTATACttcaatagtacattatatagaTAAACAGACTTGCATTTCACCTGCCAGGACAGCCCACCCTGAAAATGAAAATCCTACTACTGATACCCTTTTAAGATATATTTCTGCATGAGACAAGTTTGTTACAGTTAAAAGGGAAAGTAGCGGAAGGAAGGGTAGGGCAGCTGTATCATGTATCCTCCCCTACATTGCATCAGGCTAAGTTACTCCACCCCCTTCCTGTTCTAAAGCAACTGCCTATCTTGGTAGTTTGAGAGTTGCTCTATATATTGCATCTTCACCTAAAATTGCAAATGCATTAGTGTACACTAAGATGTGCATCAGCCTAATTGAAGCAGCTGTTACCTTGATTGGAGTGTGTGCATAGGAAAGCCTCTCCTACCACAATCACTGAGGCAGAACTGCGGCCAGTGGAGGATTAGCTGAAAGTATTCAAGCGTCAAATTCAAATTAGCAGGAAAAATACAAAGTTATGACAAGCAGAGTGTCAATGCAGGCAGAGTAGATAATCAGGCTGaaggtcaaaaacacaggaaatcACTTGCACACAGAAGTCTTAGATTCACATGAGTAGCGATGATCACATTACAAAGAATCAAAGTTTTGAGGGTCTAATTAACCTCATGTGAGAGCAGAGGTGTGTGTTGGTATGTTGTGTGTGTTAGGATGGTGTAGTAACTGTGTTGGTAAGTTCTCTGTGTCAGGCTGGAGTCTCTGAGCAGACTGGgtccataaaaatcctttggagggctacATTTGGTCCACCGGCTACCAGGTGTACAGCCTGTGGTGTAGACAatagacacacagaactactagtagcagccacttatcatggctacaaaaaaaaacgaacaaaaaaaaaacaatactaatcatatactgataattgtctttacatgtattttagcagaagcgttctcagttttgtctatgggagggtaatttctggcatttagttAGCTGTGACAAgaagttgctactaagtagccctgtgtgtcttcgacCTTGGAGCTAAATGTCTTTCAAAGCGCAGTGCACGGCTATGGCCAGATGCACCTGCATCCAGAGCCTAAGTAAATGACCCCATACATGTtacatatatagtgaataatgtactcaCTGTTGTCCCTGAAGAGTTCTATGATCATATTAAGGCCCGAGGCCGAAAGccaagcttttatacaggtcatggaacgctgaggcgacttctaatatcctaacATTTTACAGAGGGTATATtacttattataataaacaagtttcagtgagtcatgtgacagatattacatcatttataaagacataatttacaggatatgtaTGGGTCCTGTGTgttctatatgtgtatatactaaTAACACATATATTGTCTTCTTATTGTTCCTTGATTTTCTTACACTTGCTGCTATGCCCGTACattaatttgtattatttgttttttcatttgtaaaaaaaaaaaaaattaaaaaaaaaaaaatatatatataggggctgatttactaagacacgaattcgaatccgaattggaaaaattccgattggaaaacgaacattttgtgactttttcgtattttttgagattttttcggcgcctttacgacttttcgtagccattacgattcgctcgtatcttgtcgcgactttttcgtattgagcgctcgtaagcggcgggcgaaactttcagacttagcatgattttggaagcctcccataggactcaatggcaccctgcagcttcAAGAAgtcctggcccaagaaaagtcaccatactgaagcttgaatgaatccgaacactacgaaaaaatcgcaacattttgcgcaactttcggaatggctacgaaaaaggcgcgactttttgcgcaagttttaacgctacgaaaaaatcaccagattttgcgcaacattcggaatggcaaagaaaaagtcgcgatcattttccgaaaaatcgccaaataccgatcattaagaaaaaaacgcaatcggacgcattcggcccgttcgtgggtaagtaaatgtgccccatagtgtcatatATATATGACACTTTTCTAGCTGCTAAGTACTTGCACAACAGTGTCCACTTATGAAAATACGGATaaaaaacagcacaaaaccaTATTCAGCAGCCCTCCTCACTACTTGCAAACCCTTCCTTGCCTAATACAGCAGCTGTCCGGCAATAAAATTCAGTCAAATGAGTTAGCAGCCATTGATTTTTTTGGACTCTCCTAGACAGGAACTAAACACAGCGACAGCACGCTGCCCCGCCCACATCATGATCACATGACTGTGACAACAAGACTTCCTTAAGGTTTCTATAGTGCTGCTGTGGCTCTGCTAGGGAAGGGAACGAGAGATTCGAATCAGGAATCGTGGTGGAGCAGCGGTACACAAGAAAGGCTTCTCCAGAGGTGAGGGCTGCTGTGAGTGGGAAATGGTGGGGGTAAACGCTGCAGGGGGACAGAAAGGGGTTTGTATTGTCTGTGCTGTAGGGGGTATGCTGTTCCATGCAGTTCCTTGCATGTCTGGGACAAAGCATTGTTCTAACTTGCTGGCTCAGGTGGCCGCTGAAACTAAAAGCAAGTGCTGGAGTACCTGTCTGTAATCAGTGGTTTGCAGTGTGTAGGTTGCCAGCTTGCTAATGTtaattatgcttgatgccaatgtaatTAATAACATTTAAGAAGGGCAGTATTTCTTTTTCTACAAAAGGTGACAGTGCTAGCAAGGTGATGTTTATAGGGCTGCTTCAGAGTGATTTGTACAGGGCTACTGCTGGGGGAGTGCAGCGTTACTTTATATAGGGCTGCTGCTGGGGGGAGTTAAGACTTGtacagggctgctgtaagatgccataggccagtggttctcaacctgtgggtcgggacccctttgggggtcgaacaaccctttcacaggggtcacctaagaccatcggaaaactaagatttccaatggtcttgggaatcattttatggttgggggtcaccacaacatgaggaactgtattaaagggtcgctgcgctaggaaggttgagaaccactgccatagGGAgtaaatatttattgggctggtgtgggGCTTGTTTGGCCtttgtgtagttgaaatgccagggcctattttgaatcccactccGGACCTGATCACAACCATGCATCACTATGGGGTACTCTCAGGATGATGAGCAGGGTTGGCTTTCTGATTGTCACATCAGGATATCACATATTAGCTGTGTCGTACATGTTTTGGCAGACTCCAAGCTGGCTCTGGCATGGGTTTTTTCAGCAATTGCTTTCTTCTCACCTTTCTCATAACACCAAGCTTTCAAGAGCATTTATATGATAGCTAACCCGTTACCAGTTTCTCCTATCTCAGCTTTGGCTGTCTTTGGTTCCCTTTGTGTTATACTGGGTTGTTTCTCAATGCCTTCCTTACCTGGTCCCTGGATTTTGGTGGACGGCCTTCTCTAGTTAGTGTTACAGTCGTACCATATTTGCTCCATTTTTAATCATAGATTAAATGTGTTAAAAGGATGTTTACAGTTTAATTATGATTTTTATAACCCAACCCTGTTCAGTATAGGTATGGTATCTATTATGTGGAATGCTTGGGTTGTCATGTGatattttaattgcacatagGTAAATTCTATTCAATGGATTGTATGACTTCTGTGTGTCACTTGGTTGCACAATCTTATTTATGGGTTTCACATCAAAATggttttatatagttttataaacTACGTAGATAGATTTCTTTTCCACTTTGACATTAAAGACTACTTTGATTAGTGATGTAAAATTCAAATTAAGTTCAAATGAAAAATCTAATCCATACAGTAGCTCTAAATATGCAATGCACTGTATGTAGAGAGCTGTAGCAGGAGCAAAGTGTGATCTCATAAACCACTCCATTTTTGTCCACAATGTAAAATGGGCTGTCTTGGACAGTCAGTCATTAAGCACTCTATACAAGACTTATCTGTGTTAAGTGGGGTCATTGATAGATTCTATAGGGAGGGTCTTTTTCAAACTACTGTATTCTACCatgaagtctcccataggagcAGAAACAGAAAGGAAAGCTTCTGCAAGGCATTAAAACTCCCAGAATTTGGTGGTAAAGGTCACAAGGTCACAAGGAGCAGCCCATCAAATGCACTGGATAAGTAGACACTGCAAATGAAGGTAAGAAGAGAGTTTATTTTTGATTAATGGAAACTAGCCTGCCATCTTGGCATTAGTTTAGGACCACCAACTGGTGAGGAGGCCTAAACCCATCTAATATTGTAGACATTGCTGTGATCTTGATACAGCTGTAGCTGCCTTCATGAGCATATTGATAGCATGAGCTCTTCTTTACTAACTAGCTCTAGAGGTAATGAGATTTCTTGGGGAAAAAATGGAAACACATCATCTGCCATTCTGGTTTCTTCTACCTTGTTGTGGGATGGTACTGGGCATATGTTTTGTTCTTctttgagcttacaatctgtttTTTCTATTGAATAGTATCTTAAAATTTAAAAGTTAAGGTCATTGATGATAAACATGTATAATAGAGGTACTATGTAAACAGGGGTAAATAAGCTATGAACAACATCTCCAGTTTGTCATTCAAAATGGTTCCTGGTTGCTACTGTCAGTTGAACCCTGGCAACTAGATAACAGTTTATGTTCCAAACAGGAACAATGTCACATACAAACTGACAAAAGTTGAATATCAggtgcaaattgtcttaaaataccaCAGTATAGATCAGACTTAATGTCTAAGGCAATTAATTCTCTTTCATCTCTTGAAATATAGGTTTCAAGGCTATAAGTATGGCATAGTTACTTTCTGCTGGTAAAGCTGTTGTACAGTGGCAGTAGCCAGGACCACCAAAAATAATCCCATACAGCTAAATGTTTGGTcccctttgccagtttaaggCACTCATTTTAAATAACTCTGAGTTCCAGATATTGTTTTTAGTGCTTAGGAGGGTGAGGCTTCAGGGCACAAAAATTTCCTCATAAAGAAAATTTGCCAGGCCTCCTACAACAGTACTGAACATCCTTCCTCAATGGCGGTCCTACTAATAGCATTAATGCTAGATAATCTGTCATCATTCCATTTAAAAGGGCACAAGTTTCCTTTTAGGTTTTTGGCATTTTAAATTAGAAAGAAAGTTAATAAATAGAAAGAAAGTTAATAAATAGGAGTAAGCCAAAATCTCATTTTGTAGGAAAGCTATATCCTGTTCACAGCACAAGCTTAAGTGTGCTACAGTGGCAGCCTACCATTTCTAGAGACTATTTTATCAGCCAGTGCAGCTGCTGCAGGGAGAGAAATAGTTAATCCTACCCATACTAGAGTCTGCTTGGTCAGTAGTTTCCAATTTTGAGTTGCTTCCTGTTTGAAAGAGTAAAAATGTgcttctgcttcttctttaaaaaatcgGTAAGAGGGTAAGGGATTAAGAAGCTGTGTCTTTTTGGCTGATAAAATGTTCATGTATGTAGGTGTCAGTTTTATGAGAGTGGCAGGGTAAGGGATCAATGTTAGTAGTTCCTTAGTTTTTGAATATGTCATAAGAAATGCATAATATTCTATCCTACATTACTGTGTATAGGAAGCCATTAGGTTAGCATCAAGTAATGCTACATTTTGAGCAGGTAACAAATCCATTGGGAAAAAAGCCTTAAATGTCTATTTTTCCATAAGCCTTAAAGGGCATCTATTATGATAAAGCCATATCTTAATTTTTGCCAAAGCACAATATAAGTCATTTGTTTTATATCCTTATAGAGAACCTATAACAGAAAATGTCTTTCCCTCATTGAGGTACAGGCTAACAAAGCCCTCACTGTGGATGGCAATATGTTATGCAACTCCTATTGAATTAAGTTTTTTTCCCAGGGCCAGTGCATTTGGATTTGTTGGGGGCcttctaacatattggcacccccagtgaatccacattttcttgtcctttaagctatCCCTGACATGTCTAAATATACTGCATGTGCAGTGCATAAAAAAAGCCTTGTGCTCATACCAGCCAGCTTGCCCATAGATTTTGTTGGGATGCCATTTTTAGGCATTAGCCTTTGGCTAAACATTTGGCTAATGATTAAGTTAACTTCAGTTTTTACAGGAAAAAATCTCTGAGGTACCATCAGAATGCTATGCTATATAGCTACCCATAAAAGAGtaatattaacttttttttttaatccctgtAGGCCTAGAGTTTAATTATGCTTTAACTACTTATGAGTTTATCATTTTTCTGCAAATGTTTCCACTTGCATATAGTAATGtcttcctttttttctgcagTGGTAAATTCTGAAGACCGATGCTGTGACCTACTGAACAATTACAATGTCCCTTGGGAATGTGGGTATCAATGCGGACTATTCATGGGATGCTGGGGAGCGTGCCCGTCTCCTGCAGAGTCCCAGTGTCGCAACCCCAGAGTTGCGTAGATCGGCTGGAGGAACATCGCCTGCTGGAGCTGTGTTCATAGTGGTTAATGCTGCGCTTGGAGCAGGGCTGCTAAATTTTCCTGCAGCGTTCAGTGCAGCTGGGGGTATAACTGCAAGCATATCACTGCAACTGGTGAGTGAGAGGTATATCCCAAAGCAGTAATTTGATTTTATAACTTTACTTCATCACCTTTGCAGTTCTTACATGTTGTGTCTCAAAACCTAAAATAAAACTATTATGTCCTACTTGAATCTCATGTGTCTCTTTTTCTTAGGTTCTTTTACTGTTCATTATCAGTGGGCTGGTGATCCTTGCACACTGTGCAGATGCATGCAGCGAGCGTACATACCAGGAGGTGGTACGGGGTGTATGCGGACGCACAGCTGGTGTGTTCTGTGAGGTACTTATTGCAGTGTACACCTTTGGCACCTGCATTGCTTTCTTCATCATAATTGGGGACCAGCTAGATAAGCGTAAGTAACCCTTGTTCCTTTCAGTATAGgagagtgtgtgtatatgcaAAAATATTATAAACCTTTCAGGTGCTGCTATTATATTGTATTCCTTTGTAAAAccccaaaaataggaaaaaaagctttagcaggTCTGCAGgtaaccactacccacaataaatgttttgcagcagacCTGCTGAAACTTTTTTCCTATCTTTTTGGtttttacaattgtatttggttgcagcacagagcagcaACTAGAAGCTAAAGCTTTCCTTCACAAGTACTtcatacaaagttcaccaacaatttttattttatattgtattcctttATGCAATATCATGTTATCATTGCTATTGTTGGGATTAATATTGTTGCACACTAAAGATAGCCCTGATCCCTACCAATGTCCAATAGTGTTATTCTCTTAGCTTTCAGTATGACCCCTAAAAACACCAGCAGAATATGCAACATGTTGGGTTAAACACGTTCTGTGGTTCTGTTTCATTGCTGTGGTAATATTTGAAAGACCATGGACCTGGATATACAAAAGACCTGCAGAGGTATCAGTACCTGCCTCAGCTAAGTTCTGTTATGCACGTGTGATCTCACCCACAATTGCAGTTAAAAGTAGCCatctgttttgcttaaaaggcCAGTAAACCCTCACTTAAAGACCTTGCCAATGAAGCCTCTATACCCCATATCCTGGGATAAATGCTCTTCAGGGAGTCCTCCCCTATCACACCATACAAATTTGGTATTCCTGAGATGAGAgggtttttgcatgttttttgtgCAGTCTATGAGGATATATATAACTCTCAGTCACCTGGTACTAGCTTGCACATTGCACATTGTTTTCCAAGATTTTATGTTGACTGGTTTAGTCCTTAATCTATGCACATTTGTTCTGTAAACGTCATGTTATTTggaaaattaaatattaactttgcttttaaatgcctttttgttTAATGTTATGAACAGTTCTGGGAGCAATGATGCACACTAAAGCAGAAAGCCCTTTGCCATGGTATGCAGACCGAAAATTCACTATATCTGTTACTGGCATTTTACTCATCCTGCCTTTGTCACTACCTCGTGAGATCAGTGTACAAAAATATGCCAGGTAAGAAACtgcacaggtatagggtacaaatgaataaaatgcttgcatgatttttttgctaAGTTTGTAATATTCTAGATCCACTCTAATTCACATTAGCATTTTTTGGGCTCTTCTCCACTCCATGTGAAAGGATGCAAGATCTCTGCTCTTTTTAGTTGCACTATCAGTGCAGCTTCATGGAGCTGCGTGAGTGGATACAGTACTGTGGTCTGGAGTTTAGGCTGTAGATGGCTTCTGGAGATTGTAGTTCTGCAAACAAAGCATAACTTTACCTTCTCTACCAATAATGCATTTCTCAAATTAGATATTCTCCTTTTTGCCTCTCTTAGTTTGTCTGTTTCATGTTTGCATTTTGACCTTATTCTTGTTTGTTTTACACTGTTAGCATTCTGTAGTGTTTTTTAGTTTCTCTTCCTTGTACCAGAATACAGATTTCCCAGtgttggcttactgtctttcccaCAGCTTCCTCAGTGTTCTTGGAACATGTTATGTGACTGTCATTGTCATCGTCCGATGTATCTGGCCAGACACTACGATCCCCTCTCATGATATTCCATCCAGGTACCCTGATTACCTATTACACattattataaaaaacaaaaataaaattacactTTTAATAATTGCTTAAATGAGAGATTGTATGCCTACACAGTGTAACCTTTTGTCCATGCCTTTCATGAAATACAGATTTGATAAGTAATGAAGTGGTTGCTGATTCATCATGAGGTTTTCTTCAGTGTGCAGCATATATAGGAAGTTTGTTCTGTCAAGGATACCATACTAATCTTGCCTTTGGacaaaaacagaaatgttttagTATATTTAAACTATATCTGTATCTTTCCATTCCAGCACTGTTATTAAGAGGTGCTAAAACAGCCAAAGCTCTCCTCTGTGTCCTACTAGATTCCT
Encoded proteins:
- the slc38a7 gene encoding putative sodium-coupled neutral amino acid transporter 7, translated to MSLGNVGINADYSWDAGERARLLQSPSVATPELRRSAGGTSPAGAVFIVVNAALGAGLLNFPAAFSAAGGITASISLQLVLLLFIISGLVILAHCADACSERTYQEVVRGVCGRTAGVFCEVLIAVYTFGTCIAFFIIIGDQLDKLLGAMMHTKAESPLPWYADRKFTISVTGILLILPLSLPREISVQKYASFLSVLGTCYVTVIVIVRCIWPDTTIPSHDIPSSPSSWLAVFNAVPTICFGYQCHVSSVPVYGSMQQQDIKRWGCIVTVAMFIALCVYTGTGVCGFLLFGSDVNQDVLLSFPSDDIAVAVARAFIILCVLTSYPILHYCGRAVLEGLWLRFTSQEPGEEPSKERRRRVLQTVIWFLLTLLLALFIPDIGRVISLIGGLAACFIFIFPGLCLIHLKLSEIHEHKSKSWWALLSYGVSMVTIGTFIFGQTTTKAIFVDLLG